One part of the Phycisphaeraceae bacterium genome encodes these proteins:
- a CDS encoding AAA family ATPase produces MRTIAIINQKGGCGKTTTAINLAGAFAAEGRKTLLVDMDPQGHCAAGLAIPEQRIDLTIGDAMLAASGEPGAKRTAIDPSRLLWRVGRNLDLAPSTMKLAGLEAPRGSLAGMEGAEGRLKAALELLAAHGGYQHCFVDCSPAIGLLAYNALVSADEVLIPVETGFFALQGAGKQISTIKSIAKRLGVSPRYRLLATMHDEDGVLARDVLEELHRRFPGKVAPCVIRLDPGLKEAASFGQPICEYAPGSVGAADYAALAAWLIGDGTLAAPLISPPIEDPIPVHIVPGVAEQALAFEVAAPESVPGPAEVEASSRSADVLDKARKLQKRVDRQRSLAPKGGPIPTIQIGETPSVIIEAKCDSPVTESIPVSHASPQPAAAPDRAAQQAHIETPTGLARKLGVSMDSEGVWFVQPATLGRVISIAGDFNGWSAEASVMRLNRELGVFELCLPLRTGTVQYRLVVDGRWVADPFNPISVTNPYGDVNSVVVIRRD; encoded by the coding sequence GTGAGAACGATCGCGATCATCAACCAGAAGGGCGGGTGTGGCAAGACCACAACGGCGATCAATCTTGCCGGTGCGTTCGCGGCCGAGGGTCGCAAGACACTGCTCGTCGACATGGATCCCCAGGGGCACTGCGCCGCCGGGCTGGCGATCCCGGAGCAACGCATCGACCTGACCATTGGCGATGCGATGCTGGCTGCCTCCGGTGAGCCCGGTGCCAAGCGGACGGCGATCGATCCTTCGCGGCTCCTGTGGCGGGTGGGCCGGAATCTCGACCTGGCGCCGAGCACGATGAAGCTTGCCGGGCTTGAGGCTCCTCGCGGTTCGCTCGCTGGCATGGAAGGGGCCGAAGGCCGACTGAAGGCCGCCTTGGAGCTCCTTGCCGCCCACGGCGGCTACCAACACTGCTTTGTTGACTGTTCTCCGGCGATCGGCCTGCTGGCATACAACGCGCTGGTCTCGGCCGACGAGGTGCTCATTCCGGTCGAAACAGGGTTCTTTGCGCTGCAGGGCGCTGGGAAGCAGATCAGCACAATCAAGTCGATTGCCAAGAGACTGGGTGTATCCCCTAGGTATCGTCTCCTGGCAACCATGCATGACGAGGATGGGGTTCTCGCCCGCGACGTGCTTGAGGAGTTGCATCGGCGGTTTCCGGGAAAGGTTGCCCCGTGCGTCATCAGGCTTGACCCCGGCCTGAAAGAGGCGGCCTCATTCGGGCAGCCGATCTGCGAGTACGCCCCCGGGTCAGTCGGCGCTGCGGACTACGCCGCGCTCGCAGCATGGCTCATCGGTGATGGGACGCTGGCGGCGCCGCTCATCTCGCCGCCGATCGAGGATCCGATCCCGGTGCACATCGTTCCGGGCGTGGCGGAGCAGGCGCTGGCATTCGAAGTCGCGGCCCCTGAGAGCGTACCGGGCCCAGCCGAAGTCGAGGCTTCCAGCCGCTCGGCCGACGTGTTGGACAAGGCACGGAAGCTCCAGAAGCGAGTGGATCGCCAGCGATCGCTCGCCCCGAAGGGCGGACCGATTCCAACCATCCAGATTGGCGAAACGCCATCGGTCATTATCGAAGCCAAGTGCGACAGCCCTGTCACGGAGTCGATCCCGGTATCGCACGCATCGCCCCAGCCTGCGGCGGCCCCGGACCGCGCGGCCCAACAAGCACACATCGAGACCCCCACAGGGCTTGCCCGCAAGCTGGGCGTGAGCATGGATAGCGAGGGGGTATGGTTTGTGCAACCAGCAACGCTCGGCCGAGTCATCAGCATTGCGGGTGACTTCAACGGGTGGTCCGCCGAGGCGTCGGTGATGCGCCTCAATCGCGAACTCGGGGTGTTCGAGCTGTGCCTGCCGCTGCGGACTGGGACCGTTCAGTACCGCCTCGTGGTCGACGGGCGCTGGGTGGCGGATCCGTTCAACCCGATTTCCGTCACGAACCCGTACGGCGACGTGAACAGCGTGGTCGTCATCCGCAGGGACTGA
- a CDS encoding 3-dehydroquinate synthase: MHDRAAQARPDRTIVRVELGERAYDVVVGSELVQEVGERARFLSAAGRSALVHDERVPAEHSAAVIDSLRRAGLKPTALGENLNEHSKSFPTVERIVAGLVAAGLERSDLLVALGGGILGDVAGFAAAIYRRGIAWINVPTTLLAMVDASVGGKTGVNVRARHGGDSEELRKNMAGVIHQPLLIVCDVAILASLPDRAFRSGLAECVKHGLLAPARGDPGLLAWTESSLAGIHRRDSRILTELVARNVKVKANVVVEDERESAAAGPGRMSLNLGHTFAHALESQVDLGLSHGEAVGLGLLAAASLGERLGRVRPGLRTRLEALLGESGVGLPTRIMGLAPTPRVIERMLDDKKVAGGKLRLVIADGAGEVHVVTDPPAEAVSFAIDSIRG, from the coding sequence ATGCATGACCGGGCTGCCCAGGCTCGTCCGGACCGGACCATTGTCCGCGTGGAACTCGGCGAACGAGCGTACGACGTCGTTGTCGGTTCCGAGCTTGTTCAGGAAGTGGGTGAGCGGGCCCGGTTCCTGTCGGCCGCGGGCCGGTCCGCGCTGGTGCATGACGAGCGGGTGCCCGCGGAACACTCTGCCGCCGTGATCGATTCCCTGCGACGCGCCGGACTCAAGCCCACGGCGCTCGGAGAGAACCTCAACGAACATTCCAAATCGTTTCCAACCGTCGAGCGGATCGTCGCCGGGCTGGTCGCAGCCGGGCTGGAGCGGTCTGACCTCCTGGTTGCCCTGGGCGGGGGAATCCTGGGGGATGTCGCGGGCTTTGCCGCGGCGATCTACCGACGAGGGATCGCGTGGATCAACGTACCGACGACGCTGCTCGCGATGGTCGACGCCAGCGTCGGCGGCAAGACCGGCGTAAACGTCCGGGCTCGGCATGGCGGCGACTCGGAGGAGCTGCGAAAGAACATGGCAGGGGTGATCCATCAACCTCTGCTCATTGTGTGCGATGTCGCCATTCTCGCCTCGCTCCCCGATCGCGCATTTCGAAGCGGGCTCGCTGAGTGCGTCAAGCACGGCCTGCTCGCTCCCGCACGGGGGGACCCCGGTCTGCTCGCATGGACGGAATCGTCCCTCGCGGGGATTCATCGCCGGGACAGCCGGATCCTGACGGAGCTCGTCGCACGAAACGTCAAGGTCAAGGCCAACGTGGTGGTGGAGGACGAGCGGGAGTCGGCCGCGGCAGGGCCGGGGCGAATGAGCCTGAATCTTGGCCATACCTTCGCCCACGCCCTGGAGTCGCAGGTCGACCTTGGGCTCTCCCATGGGGAGGCGGTTGGGCTCGGCTTGCTCGCCGCGGCGTCGCTCGGTGAGCGGCTTGGAAGGGTAAGGCCCGGCCTTCGGACCCGGCTTGAGGCATTGCTGGGGGAATCCGGGGTTGGATTGCCAACCCGGATCATGGGCCTGGCGCCTACGCCGCGCGTGATCGAGCGGATGCTGGACGACAAGAAGGTGGCGGGGGGCAAGCTCCGACTCGTGATCGCGGACGGTGCCGGGGAGGTGCATGTCGTCACCGATCCGCCGGCGGAGGCGGTCTCGTTCGCGATCGACTCGATTCGCGGATGA
- a CDS encoding aspartate 1-decarboxylase, protein MLRKVLHSKLHRAVVTAALPDYVGSITIDPELLAQSGMRPSDAVEIANCRNGERFETYILRGKPGSRSIEINGAAAHLVEVGDPLIVMHYVLLDDAQYAKHSPTVLVMNPDNSVDRVMRYE, encoded by the coding sequence ATGCTCCGCAAGGTGCTTCACAGCAAGCTGCACCGGGCCGTGGTGACGGCGGCACTTCCCGACTACGTCGGCTCGATCACCATCGACCCCGAACTGCTGGCCCAGAGCGGAATGAGGCCGAGCGACGCGGTCGAGATCGCCAACTGCCGCAACGGCGAGCGTTTCGAGACCTACATCCTCAGGGGCAAGCCTGGTTCGCGATCCATTGAGATCAACGGCGCGGCGGCCCATCTGGTCGAGGTCGGCGACCCCCTGATCGTGATGCACTATGTGCTGCTCGACGATGCCCAATACGCCAAGCACAGCCCGACGGTGCTGGTCATGAACCCCGACAACTCCGTCGACAGGGTGATGCGGTACGAGTGA